Proteins encoded by one window of Xylella fastidiosa:
- a CDS encoding zinc-finger domain-containing protein — translation MSQTATAPANAQKRYTVHRRDLPLSCPMPEMALWNSHPRVYLPIEDEPNGEVTCPYCGAVYTLID, via the coding sequence ATGAGCCAGACCGCCACCGCACCCGCCAACGCCCAGAAGCGTTACACCGTGCATCGCCGTGATCTGCCATTGAGCTGCCCAATGCCGGAGATGGCACTATGGAACTCACACCCGCGGGTCTATCTGCCGATAGAGGATGAACCGAATGGCGAGGTCACCTGCCCCTACTGTGGGGCCGTCTACACGTTAATTGACTGA
- a CDS encoding glycosyltransferase — MFVLPTRRLTVVQLLPALCSGGVERSTLEVAAALVQAGHRAIVVSAGGPLVAFLLSIGAEHITLDIGRKSLLTLRHIAALRRLFAQLRPDIVHARSRLPAWLTWYALHGLFFSPKPRFVTTVHGLNAPNPYSAVMTYGERVICVSNVVHDYVLRHYRRTDPQRLRTIPRGVDLARFRRRPYPDRSARRWARKYVPCLDDNTRLLLMPGRGTRLKGHGDALLLLAFLRRVFHYNICLWLPGACQPGRESYLAELEAQARELGVTDCVVFTPPTEHIVEAYAASDLVLQLSRKPEAFGRTVLEALAVGRTVLGWNHGGVGELLTQLQPDGAVSPFDTAVLQRRAAMLLMHSPELPPDIPYTLQTMQSATLQVYDELCT, encoded by the coding sequence ATGTTTGTCTTGCCGACGCGTCGTCTCACCGTCGTACAGCTACTGCCAGCACTATGTTCCGGTGGCGTCGAACGCTCAACCTTGGAAGTTGCCGCAGCGCTGGTGCAGGCTGGACACCGGGCGATTGTTGTCTCGGCGGGCGGACCTTTGGTCGCATTCCTGCTCAGCATCGGTGCTGAGCACATCACCTTGGATATTGGCCGTAAATCATTGCTGACACTACGTCACATTGCTGCGCTGCGTCGCTTGTTTGCCCAGTTACGCCCGGACATTGTGCATGCACGTTCGCGGTTACCTGCGTGGCTGACTTGGTATGCATTGCATGGTCTTTTCTTTTCCCCAAAGCCGCGATTTGTCACGACGGTTCATGGTCTCAATGCGCCGAACCCCTACAGTGCCGTTATGACCTATGGAGAGCGGGTGATTTGTGTTTCAAACGTTGTGCATGATTATGTACTCCGGCATTACCGCCGTACCGATCCGCAGCGACTGCGTACCATCCCGCGCGGCGTCGACCTTGCCAGGTTCCGACGCCGACCGTATCCGGATCGCTCCGCGCGTCGTTGGGCCAGGAAATATGTCCCGTGTTTAGATGACAACACCCGTTTGTTGCTGATGCCCGGTCGCGGCACCAGGTTGAAAGGGCATGGTGATGCGCTGCTTTTGCTGGCTTTTTTACGGCGTGTTTTCCACTACAACATCTGCTTGTGGCTGCCTGGTGCGTGTCAACCAGGCCGTGAATCTTACCTGGCTGAGCTGGAAGCCCAAGCTCGCGAGCTGGGGGTGACCGATTGCGTAGTATTTACTCCGCCGACTGAGCATATCGTTGAAGCCTATGCGGCCAGCGACCTAGTGTTGCAACTGTCGCGCAAACCTGAAGCATTCGGCCGTACCGTGCTTGAAGCACTCGCGGTTGGTCGCACCGTGCTCGGCTGGAATCATGGAGGTGTTGGCGAATTACTCACCCAGTTACAGCCTGATGGTGCCGTCTCCCCATTCGATACAGCCGTACTGCAGCGGCGTGCTGCAATGCTGTTGATGCATTCCCCTGAGCTACCTCCGGACATTCCTTACACGTTGCAGACGATGCAATCGGCCACGTTGCAGGTGTATGACGAACTCTGCACCTGA